From one Rhodamnia argentea isolate NSW1041297 chromosome 1, ASM2092103v1, whole genome shotgun sequence genomic stretch:
- the LOC115738936 gene encoding uncharacterized protein LOC115738936 has translation MADWGPVLIGVVLFVLLQPGLLFQLPGHHRILDCGGMKTNGKSIAVHTLIFFTLYTILILAVHVHVYAG, from the coding sequence ATGGCTGACTGGGGCCCGGTGCTGATCGGGGTGGTGCTGTTCGTGCTGCTGCAGCCGGGGCTCCTGTTCCAATTGCCGGGGCACCACCGGATTCTGGACTGCGGGGGCATGAAGACCAACGGCAAGTCCATCGCCGTCCACaccctcatcttcttcacccTCTACACCATCCTCATCCTCGCCGTTCACGTCCATGTCTACGCCGGCTGA
- the LOC115738935 gene encoding uncharacterized protein LOC115738935, translating into MTDWGPVFVATVLFILLTPGMLIQIPGWRRYVDFGNFQTSGASILVHSILYLAFMCIFLIAIRVHMYIGY; encoded by the coding sequence atgacAGACTGGGGACCGGTGTTCGTGGCGACGGTGCTGTTCATCCTCCTGACTCCCGGGATGTTGATCCAAATTCCAGGCTGGAGACGGTATGTCGACTTCGGCAATTTTCAAACTTCCGGGGCCTCAATACTTGTCCACTCTATCCTCTACTTGGCTTTCATGTGCATCTTCTTGATAGCAATTCGCGTGCACATGTACATCGGCTACTAA